A genomic segment from Nocardia cyriacigeorgica GUH-2 encodes:
- a CDS encoding 50S ribosomal protein L25/general stress protein Ctc: MSDANLLEAAVRTEFGKGAARRTRRDGNVPAVLYGHQSDPQHLALNAQAFAAILREHGTNAVLNLVIDGKKQLALTKSVVVHPIRRYIEHADLLIIKKGEKVTADVTVTVVGDAAPGTLVTQDATTVSIEADALNIPETIEVSVEDVEAGTQITAADLQLPAGVSLAVDAETLIVNVIAAPAAAAETEGEGEAEAEGESAE, from the coding sequence ATGTCCGACGCCAACCTTCTCGAAGCCGCAGTCCGCACCGAGTTCGGCAAGGGCGCGGCCCGCCGCACCCGTCGCGACGGCAACGTCCCCGCCGTGCTGTACGGCCACCAGTCCGATCCCCAGCACCTGGCGCTCAACGCCCAGGCGTTCGCGGCGATCCTGCGTGAGCACGGCACCAACGCGGTGCTCAACCTCGTGATCGACGGCAAGAAGCAGCTGGCGCTGACCAAGTCGGTCGTCGTGCACCCGATCCGTCGCTACATCGAGCACGCCGACCTGCTGATCATCAAGAAGGGTGAGAAGGTCACCGCCGACGTCACCGTCACCGTCGTCGGCGACGCGGCTCCCGGCACCCTGGTCACCCAGGACGCCACCACCGTCTCCATCGAGGCCGACGCGCTGAACATTCCCGAGACCATCGAGGTCTCGGTCGAGGATGTCGAGGCCGGCACCCAGATCACCGCCGCCGACCTGCAGCTGCCCGCGGGCGTCAGCCTGGCGGTCGACGCCGAGACCCTGATCGTCAACGTCATCGCCGCGCCGGCCGCCGCCGCCGAGACCGAGGGTGAGGGCGAAGCCGAGGCCGAGGGCGAGAGCGCCGAATAA